The Abditibacteriaceae bacterium genome includes a region encoding these proteins:
- a CDS encoding Glu/Leu/Phe/Val dehydrogenase dimerization domain-containing protein — MENSTDVPLLPEVPLDDASLQTLDALSAFDAVNYYFDRAAAILSLPDAERTILKRPFRELSVELPIKMDNGEWRVFNGYRIQHDNTRGPCKGGLRYHPSVSNDEVRALAALMTWKTALVDIPFGGAKGGITCEPQRMSSDERQRLTRSFVRAIADIIGPSRDIPAPDMNTNAQTMAWIMDEYSHSHGYSPAVVTGKPVQLMGSVGRDDATGRGVMLLTRAVCESLDMPLKGVRVVIQGFGNVGSHAARLLYVEGAKIIAVGDALGAVCNPDGLDIPALLAHSAQTKAIANFAGATTCPPRAILETPCDILIPAALGGVIDADVAARIQTKLVVEAANAPVTVGGARVLHERGILALPDVLANAGGVVVSYFEWTQNLTEFSWKEERVHAELEEKLIRAWDSVRETAQAHGVDWRTAAYIVAIDRVAQSARLRWLS; from the coding sequence ATGGAAAATTCCACCGACGTTCCGTTGTTGCCGGAAGTGCCTTTGGATGATGCGTCGCTTCAAACACTTGATGCGCTTTCGGCCTTCGATGCGGTGAACTATTACTTCGACCGCGCTGCCGCGATTTTGTCGCTTCCCGACGCCGAACGCACGATTCTCAAGCGGCCTTTTCGTGAGCTTTCGGTCGAGTTGCCCATCAAAATGGACAACGGCGAGTGGCGGGTTTTTAACGGCTATCGCATCCAGCACGACAACACGCGTGGTCCGTGTAAAGGCGGCTTGCGCTATCATCCTTCGGTTTCCAACGACGAAGTGCGTGCCCTCGCCGCCCTCATGACGTGGAAAACCGCACTTGTCGATATTCCCTTCGGCGGCGCCAAAGGGGGCATTACCTGCGAGCCGCAACGCATGAGTTCCGACGAACGCCAGCGCCTGACGCGTTCGTTTGTGCGCGCGATTGCCGATATTATCGGCCCGTCGCGCGATATTCCCGCGCCCGATATGAACACCAACGCGCAAACAATGGCGTGGATTATGGATGAGTATTCTCACAGTCACGGCTATTCTCCCGCGGTCGTCACGGGCAAGCCGGTTCAACTGATGGGCAGTGTCGGGCGCGACGACGCAACCGGGCGCGGCGTGATGCTGCTCACACGCGCGGTCTGCGAAAGTTTGGATATGCCGCTCAAGGGTGTGCGCGTGGTGATTCAGGGCTTTGGTAATGTTGGAAGCCACGCCGCGCGTTTGCTGTACGTAGAGGGTGCAAAGATTATCGCCGTCGGTGATGCGCTCGGCGCGGTGTGCAATCCCGATGGTCTCGATATTCCGGCGCTGCTGGCTCATAGCGCGCAGACCAAAGCCATCGCGAACTTTGCAGGCGCAACAACGTGCCCGCCACGCGCGATTCTCGAAACGCCTTGCGATATTCTCATTCCCGCCGCATTGGGCGGCGTTATCGACGCGGATGTTGCCGCGCGTATTCAAACAAAATTGGTGGTCGAAGCGGCCAATGCACCCGTGACGGTCGGTGGCGCGAGAGTGCTCCACGAACGCGGCATTTTAGCTTTGCCCGATGTTCTGGCGAATGCGGGCGGCGTGGTAGTTTCGTATTTTGAATGGACGCAAAACCTCACCGAATTTAGTTGGAAGGAAGAACGGGTTCACGCCGAACTCGAAGAAAAACTGATTCGCGCGTGGGACAGTGTTCGCGAAACCGCACAAGCGCATGGCGTCGATTGGCGCACTGCCGCTTACATCGTTGCCATCGACCGCGTTGCTCAAAGCGCGCGGCTGCGCTGGCTGAGCTAG
- a CDS encoding DUF2180 family protein → MKCFYCENEARAVCQFCGRGVCRDHAKTAVFHSGFGQKIKDNLWPSGLDTGVTVKNAVWCGLCSVEYQRTH, encoded by the coding sequence GTGAAATGTTTTTATTGTGAGAACGAAGCGCGTGCGGTTTGCCAGTTTTGCGGACGTGGTGTTTGCCGCGACCATGCCAAAACGGCGGTTTTTCATTCTGGTTTTGGCCAAAAAATCAAAGACAATTTATGGCCGAGTGGTTTGGACACCGGCGTGACCGTCAAGAACGCCGTTTGGTGCGGGCTGTGTTCGGTTGAATATCAGCGAACACATTAA
- a CDS encoding ribonuclease D: protein MNMWIDSQPRLETLCAILREANAPIGIDTEFISEKRYFAQLCLVQVGCDAPDGFIEALIDPFAVDLQPLYDLCADASIEKIVHSGGQDLQIFADAGCIWHNVFDTQIAAAFLGYGHQAGLADLVKRICKGPQLSKKFQFTDWAARPLSKEQMDYALDDIRFLPQMHRFLVKKLQERGRESWAETEFARLIEKSSTRTAPEDLMWRLNVSGLNRRALGVLRELAMIRDEMARHSDKPASFIVPDLTMTQLAKNPPQNLQELRATRGMPGVREAQSREILAAIQRALALPDEELPRRQDREILDPQHDAVSTLLGSIAGARAADNDIARPYLAPRDQINELTSWWLRRDDSPEPDLPLLRDWRREIIGGELLELLDGKRVVVFDRTPGAPAVRTQ, encoded by the coding sequence ATGAATATGTGGATTGATTCGCAGCCGCGCCTCGAAACGCTGTGTGCGATTTTGCGGGAAGCGAACGCGCCGATTGGTATCGACACCGAATTTATTTCGGAAAAGCGCTACTTCGCGCAGCTTTGTCTGGTGCAGGTGGGCTGTGACGCGCCTGATGGTTTTATCGAAGCGCTTATCGACCCGTTCGCCGTCGATTTGCAGCCGCTTTACGACTTGTGCGCCGATGCAAGCATCGAGAAAATCGTGCATTCGGGCGGACAGGATTTGCAGATTTTCGCCGACGCCGGTTGCATCTGGCACAACGTGTTTGACACGCAAATCGCGGCGGCGTTTTTGGGCTACGGCCATCAGGCCGGACTGGCCGATTTGGTCAAGCGCATTTGCAAAGGGCCGCAGCTTTCCAAGAAGTTTCAGTTCACCGATTGGGCCGCGCGCCCGCTTTCCAAAGAGCAAATGGATTACGCGCTCGACGACATTCGGTTTCTGCCGCAAATGCATCGTTTCCTCGTGAAGAAGCTTCAAGAACGCGGGCGCGAAAGTTGGGCCGAAACCGAATTCGCGCGCCTTATCGAAAAGTCCTCTACGCGCACCGCGCCCGAAGATTTGATGTGGCGGCTCAATGTGTCCGGCCTCAATCGCCGCGCGCTCGGCGTATTGCGCGAGTTGGCGATGATCCGCGACGAAATGGCGCGGCATTCCGACAAGCCCGCCAGTTTCATCGTGCCCGATTTGACGATGACGCAGTTGGCGAAAAACCCGCCGCAGAATTTGCAGGAACTGCGCGCGACACGCGGAATGCCCGGCGTGCGTGAAGCGCAATCACGCGAAATTCTCGCCGCGATTCAACGCGCGCTGGCGCTGCCCGATGAGGAATTGCCGCGCCGTCAGGACAGAGAAATTCTCGACCCGCAACACGACGCGGTTTCGACGCTTCTGGGCAGCATCGCCGGAGCACGCGCGGCGGATAACGACATCGCGCGCCCGTATCTTGCGCCGCGCGACCAGATCAACGAACTCACTTCGTGGTGGCTGCGCCGCGACGATTCGCCCGAACCCGATTTGCCGCTGCTACGCGATTGGCGTCGCGAAATCATCGGCGGAGAGTTGTTGGAATTACTCGACGGCAAACGCGTCGTCGTCTTCGACCGCACACCCGGCGCGCCTGCTGTTCGCACGCAATAA
- the alr gene encoding alanine racemase, which translates to MNVWIEVNRAALRRNFEIAQSVAGDAKIIAVIKANAYGHGAVECARVFAEAGAAMLAVTRLDEASPIRDAGIDAPILLLAPVLPDECEEAVVRDLTCCVNAFDDAHLLSQAAAKQGKTARVHLKINTGMGRLGVEPKDAVAVAERIAALPNLALDAAWTHFAFAGEPDEVATKKQFALLDSLRAPLAPFVSQFHCANSSALLRFPEMRLDFARPGTMLYGQFPSAAAGAAAKAQNLSLADTWKAKARVVALRDVKAGQTVGYGGEWRASKPSRIATLAIGFADGLSQQPETREVGAFVALQNAAKNLARRGRLPFRTAQFPSPDGRMRAPIVGRIAMQSCSVDVTGMPVHVGDAMDILLRRTSAGAHLPRVYVDETD; encoded by the coding sequence ATGAACGTTTGGATTGAAGTTAATCGCGCGGCGCTGCGGCGCAACTTTGAAATCGCGCAAAGTGTGGCGGGCGACGCGAAAATCATCGCCGTTATCAAGGCCAACGCTTACGGCCACGGCGCTGTGGAATGCGCGCGCGTCTTTGCCGAGGCGGGGGCTGCGATGCTCGCCGTCACGCGTTTGGATGAAGCCTCCCCGATTCGTGACGCCGGAATAGACGCGCCAATTTTGCTGCTCGCGCCGGTTTTACCCGACGAATGTGAAGAAGCCGTCGTGCGCGATTTAACGTGCTGCGTCAATGCGTTCGACGACGCGCATTTGTTGTCGCAAGCGGCAGCGAAACAGGGCAAAACCGCACGCGTTCATTTGAAAATCAATACAGGAATGGGTCGTTTGGGCGTTGAACCGAAGGACGCGGTTGCCGTTGCCGAACGAATCGCGGCGTTGCCAAATCTCGCGCTGGATGCCGCGTGGACACATTTTGCGTTTGCAGGCGAACCGGACGAAGTCGCAACAAAGAAGCAATTCGCCCTGCTCGATTCATTACGCGCGCCGCTGGCACCGTTCGTTTCCCAGTTTCATTGCGCCAATTCGTCGGCACTTTTGCGTTTCCCCGAAATGCGCCTCGATTTCGCACGGCCCGGCACGATGCTTTACGGCCAATTTCCTTCAGCAGCGGCGGGAGCCGCAGCGAAAGCACAAAACCTCTCGCTCGCGGATACGTGGAAAGCCAAAGCGCGTGTTGTCGCGCTGCGCGATGTAAAAGCGGGGCAAACGGTTGGTTATGGTGGCGAATGGCGCGCGTCGAAGCCAAGTCGCATTGCGACGCTGGCGATTGGTTTTGCCGACGGGCTTTCGCAGCAGCCGGAAACCCGCGAAGTCGGGGCGTTTGTCGCGCTACAAAACGCGGCGAAAAACCTCGCGCGACGCGGGCGGTTGCCGTTTCGCACCGCGCAATTTCCATCGCCCGATGGCCGCATGCGCGCGCCGATTGTTGGCAGAATCGCCATGCAAAGCTGTTCGGTCGATGTGACGGGAATGCCGGTTCATGTCGGCGACGCAATGGACATCCTTCTGCGCCGAACGTCGGCGGGCGCTCATTTGCCACGCGTTTACGTTGATGAAACGGATTAG